One segment of Trachemys scripta elegans isolate TJP31775 chromosome 1, CAS_Tse_1.0, whole genome shotgun sequence DNA contains the following:
- the LOC117871367 gene encoding olfactory receptor 52K1-like isoform X2 — protein sequence MLMSFTSCSDPSVFFLTGIPGLEALHLWISIPFCSMFTVALLGNCTLLYIIKTEPSLHKPMFYFLAMLAVIDLVLSTTTVPKILSIFWFNSREISFNACLVQMFFILSFCTLESGLLLAMAFDRYVAICNPLRYATILTNSVIAKIGLVALARAVLPAVPLPFLMRRLPFCQSHVISHCYCEHMAVVKLACADTRFNNIYGIIVTVFIVGLDLMFIVLSYIKVLRAVLSLASKEEQLKAFSTCGSHLCAILVFYIPVVLSSTVHRFGHHVAPYVHILLANFYLLFPPMMNPIVYGVKTKQIRIRVLLLFRGKSI from the coding sequence GCTCTGATCCATCTGTGTTCTTCCTGACGGGCATCCCAGGGCTGGAGGCTCTGCAcctctggatctccatccccttctgctcGATGTTCACCGTGGCCCTTCTAGGAAACTGCACCCTCTTGTACATTATCAAGACAGAGCCCTCCCTACACAAGCCCATGTTCTATTTCCTCGCCATGCTGGCCGTCATCGACCTGGTTTTATCCACAACCACCGTGCCGAAAAtactgagcatcttctggtttaATTCCAGGGAGATCAGCTTTAACGCCTGCCTGGTACAGATGTTTTTCATTCTTTCGTTCTGTACCCTGGAGTCTGGTCTGCTGCTGGCCATGGCCTTTGACAGGTACGTGGCCATCTGCAACCCCCTGAGGTACGCCACCATCCTGACCAATTCAGTGATAGCAAAGATCGGGCTGGTGGCTTTGGCTCGGGCTGTTCTGCCAGCAGTCCCTTTGCCCTTCCTCATGAGGAGGCTGCCCTTCTGCCAGTCCCACGTCATCTCCCATTGTTACTGTGAGCACATGGccgtggtgaagctggcctgtgCTGACACCAGGTTCAATAACATCTATGGGATCATCGTAACTGTCTTCATCGTGGGGCTGGATCTGATGTTCATCGTCCTGTCATACATCAAGGTTCTAAGGGCTGTCTTAAGCCTGGCGTCCAAGGAAGAGCAGCTCAAGGCTTTCAGCACCTGTGGCTCCCATCTTTGCGCCATCTTAGTATTCTACATCCCCGTGGTCCTCTCCTCAACAGTACACAGGTTCGGGCACCATGTCGCCCCGTACGTACACATCCTGCTGGCCAATTTCTACCTCCTCTTTCCTCCCATGATGAACCCCATCGTGTACGGTGTGAAAACCAAACAGATTCGCATCCGAGTGCTTCTCCTGTTCCGAGGGAAGAGCATCTAG
- the LOC117871367 gene encoding olfactory receptor 52K1-like isoform X1, whose protein sequence is MLLQGNLSALNGTGSDPSVFFLTGIPGLEALHLWISIPFCSMFTVALLGNCTLLYIIKTEPSLHKPMFYFLAMLAVIDLVLSTTTVPKILSIFWFNSREISFNACLVQMFFILSFCTLESGLLLAMAFDRYVAICNPLRYATILTNSVIAKIGLVALARAVLPAVPLPFLMRRLPFCQSHVISHCYCEHMAVVKLACADTRFNNIYGIIVTVFIVGLDLMFIVLSYIKVLRAVLSLASKEEQLKAFSTCGSHLCAILVFYIPVVLSSTVHRFGHHVAPYVHILLANFYLLFPPMMNPIVYGVKTKQIRIRVLLLFRGKSI, encoded by the coding sequence ATGCTCCTGCAGGGCAACCTGTCAGCTCTCAATGGCACAGGCTCTGATCCATCTGTGTTCTTCCTGACGGGCATCCCAGGGCTGGAGGCTCTGCAcctctggatctccatccccttctgctcGATGTTCACCGTGGCCCTTCTAGGAAACTGCACCCTCTTGTACATTATCAAGACAGAGCCCTCCCTACACAAGCCCATGTTCTATTTCCTCGCCATGCTGGCCGTCATCGACCTGGTTTTATCCACAACCACCGTGCCGAAAAtactgagcatcttctggtttaATTCCAGGGAGATCAGCTTTAACGCCTGCCTGGTACAGATGTTTTTCATTCTTTCGTTCTGTACCCTGGAGTCTGGTCTGCTGCTGGCCATGGCCTTTGACAGGTACGTGGCCATCTGCAACCCCCTGAGGTACGCCACCATCCTGACCAATTCAGTGATAGCAAAGATCGGGCTGGTGGCTTTGGCTCGGGCTGTTCTGCCAGCAGTCCCTTTGCCCTTCCTCATGAGGAGGCTGCCCTTCTGCCAGTCCCACGTCATCTCCCATTGTTACTGTGAGCACATGGccgtggtgaagctggcctgtgCTGACACCAGGTTCAATAACATCTATGGGATCATCGTAACTGTCTTCATCGTGGGGCTGGATCTGATGTTCATCGTCCTGTCATACATCAAGGTTCTAAGGGCTGTCTTAAGCCTGGCGTCCAAGGAAGAGCAGCTCAAGGCTTTCAGCACCTGTGGCTCCCATCTTTGCGCCATCTTAGTATTCTACATCCCCGTGGTCCTCTCCTCAACAGTACACAGGTTCGGGCACCATGTCGCCCCGTACGTACACATCCTGCTGGCCAATTTCTACCTCCTCTTTCCTCCCATGATGAACCCCATCGTGTACGGTGTGAAAACCAAACAGATTCGCATCCGAGTGCTTCTCCTGTTCCGAGGGAAGAGCATCTAG